The following coding sequences are from one Paenibacillus stellifer window:
- the ccsA gene encoding cytochrome c biogenesis protein CcsA: MTSDLNGIYNAALLLYALSLLFYFSDCVKRNPERKRLGTGLLVMTGLLQSAGLGIRFYEVRGLPVFTPYDFLFGFSYTIVLVSLVLSLMKRFEFTVLLLGTAGFSVFLLNRFWLTAEDHKLQSWEAVHGWLSLHVILANLSFAALTLGAVFAVMYLFLHARLKHKKWSDPVRRLPSLEILDQYSYTSVLAGMPLLAGSLIVAGISIISEGRLKLFLDLKVLSTLIGLGIYITYYVIRRSGRYSGIVIARWAVSGYGFIILNFLLNSWSRFHRWGGE; this comes from the coding sequence GTGACAAGTGATCTTAACGGAATATACAACGCAGCTCTGCTGCTGTACGCCCTGAGCCTGCTGTTTTATTTCTCGGACTGCGTTAAGCGGAATCCGGAACGGAAGCGGCTGGGCACAGGGCTTCTTGTTATGACAGGCCTTCTGCAGAGTGCAGGACTCGGCATCCGCTTTTACGAGGTGAGAGGGCTGCCGGTCTTTACCCCCTATGACTTTCTGTTCGGTTTCTCCTACACGATTGTGCTCGTATCACTCGTCTTAAGCCTGATGAAGCGCTTTGAATTTACTGTACTGCTTCTTGGGACGGCTGGCTTTAGCGTCTTCCTGCTGAACCGGTTCTGGCTGACGGCGGAAGACCATAAGCTGCAGAGCTGGGAAGCGGTGCACGGCTGGCTGTCGCTTCATGTGATTTTGGCGAATCTGAGCTTTGCCGCGTTGACACTGGGGGCAGTGTTTGCTGTGATGTATTTGTTTTTACACGCCAGATTAAAGCACAAGAAGTGGAGCGACCCTGTCAGAAGATTGCCGAGCCTGGAAATTCTGGACCAGTATTCCTATACTTCGGTGCTGGCCGGCATGCCTCTTCTGGCCGGATCGCTGATTGTCGCAGGCATCTCCATTATTTCGGAAGGCCGTCTCAAGCTGTTTCTGGATTTGAAGGTGCTGTCCACGCTTATCGGGCTTGGGATTTACATAACCTATTATGTGATCAGGCGTTCCGGACGGTACTCCGGAATTGTGATTGCGCGCTGGGCGGTATCGGGCTACGGATTCATCATCCTGAATTTTTTGCTGAATTCATGGTCCCGGTTTCACCGCTGGGGAGGGGAGTAG